The following proteins come from a genomic window of Diprion similis isolate iyDipSimi1 chromosome 8, iyDipSimi1.1, whole genome shotgun sequence:
- the LOC124409587 gene encoding protein takeout, whose translation MKGALVLLCASLVIYFAGVEAMGKYRGLEFLEPCSRRNSHLEACLAHSANILTEHFKRGLPQLGFDEVEPIILDELHIALGGGPDGYRAQFRDVEAQGVSALRVTGLRARLTDDEVQVQLALSIPRIRAKANYRSSGKLILVQASGAGDYWGEYEGVKAKVFIRAKPTPIGGRQYLHLQQLKMDFSVQNIKMGVENVHDGNTILQAALNLFINSNSQELLKEMKPDLRRKLVQVMTAFVEKLFAQVPYDAWIED comes from the exons ATGAAGGGTGCTTTAGTTCTTTTGTGCGCGAGTTTGGTGATCTACTTCGCAGGGGTCGAGGCGATGGGCAAGTACAGAGGACTCGAATTCCTCGAGCCCTGTTCCAGGCGGAACTCGCACTTGGAAGCCTGCTTGGCTCATTCGGCCAACATCCTTACGGAACACTTCAAACGTG GACTTCCTCAACTCGGATTCGACGAGGTTGAACCCATCATTCTCGACGAACTTCACATCGCTCTTGGCGGTGGTCCGGATGGGTACAGGGCGCAATTCAGGGACGTGGAAGCCCAGGGCGTCTCGGCGCTACGCGTAACAGGCCTCAGGGCGCGACTCACCGATGACGAAGTTCAGGTCCAGCTCGCTCTGAGCATCCCCAGGATCAGGGCCAAGGCCAATTACCGATCCAGCGGGAAGTTGATTTTGGTTCAGGCCAGCGGCGCCGGCGATTACTGGGGCGAATACG AGGGTGTAAAAGCCAAGGTGTTCATCAGAGCCAAGCCTACGCCAATCGGTGGCAGACAGTACCTTCATCTTCAGCAGCTCAAGATGGACTTTAGCGTACAAAACATTAAAATGGGCGTAGAAAACGTTCATGATGGAAACACGATTCTTC AAGCTGCCCTGAACTTGTTCATCAACAGTAACAGTCAGGAACTGCTCAAAGAGATGAAACCGGACCTTAGACGGAAACTGGTCCAGGTGATGACGGCATTCGTCGAAAAGTTATTCGCTCAGGTACCGTACGACGCGTGGATCGAGGACTAG
- the LOC124409593 gene encoding circadian clock-controlled protein daywake-like gives MVPLMIAVLLVMVALISAREVPDFLKVCKRQDPDLPNCVSESIDHLRPLLVDGVAEYGIPSLEPLLLHEIVVSQTSGLRIAGKNIKVHGCSNFAVTHLSIELSTIDVEVTIELPNLWIDGTYSVEGKLLLLPVVGSGPLELNLTTCKGEVKMRGNVFKDDNGVEHLSCAEMDLKISVGTGVVRLDNLLGKEDAIGVLVNSAINKHFDLFLKEIQPLLEEALSQAFKDIANKIVEPFDYSQLLLND, from the exons ATGGTACCCCTAATGATAGCCGTATTGTTAGTGATGGTGGCACTCATCTCAGCTCGTGAAGTCC CTGACTTTCTCAAGGTGTGCAAGCGGCAGGATCCAGACTTGCCAAATTGCGTATCCGAAAGCATAGATCACCTTCGGCCACTTCTTGTGGACGGAGTTGCCGAATACGGAATACCTTCTTTGGAACCCTTGTTGCTGCATGAAATAGTCGTTTCCCAAACAAGTGGGCTGAGAATTGCGGGGAAAAACATCAAAGTACACGGCTGCAGTAACTTCGCCGTAACCCATTTGAG CATCGAACTCTCCACGATAGACGTCGAGGTGACGATTGAGTTGCCGAACTTGTGGATCGACGGAACCTATTCCGTGGAGGGTAAATTGTTGCTGTTGCCTGTGGTGGGGTCGGGACCATTGGAACTTAATCTCACCACGTGTAAGGGTGAAGTGAAAATGCGGGGAAACGTGTTCAAGGATGATAACGGCGTGGAGCATCTGAGCTGCGCCGAAATGGACTTGAAGATTTCTGTCGGCACTGGCGTCGTGCGTCTTGATAATCTTCTGGGAAAGGAGGATGCGATCGGTGTCCTCGTAAATTCCGCTATCAATAAACACTTCGACCTTTTCTTGAAAGAAATCCAGCCCTTGCTGGAAGAAGCTTTGTCGCAAGCTTTCAAGGATATCGCTAATAAAATCGTCGAGCCCTTCGATTACTCACAGCTTTTGCTGAATGATTAG
- the LOC124409589 gene encoding circadian clock-controlled protein daywake-like has protein sequence MTLLTTVGVLMVLATVSSAATIPKFITTCNRKDPDMPNCVIGMISRLRPLLATGIPEFRIPALEPLHLRELVAVEGTGIKISAKEIDTYGCSDFEIKRLKLDMDNLYAEADLDLPHLFIDGLYSVEGRVLTLPVTARGTLRGNFTRCKGYLKMRGERVKDEMGEDHLRCTYFDVKLSVGNGHLRLENLFGTEQLLGDLVNQVINNNLDTIINELKPAIEKTLSSAFKRTANNIVEPFTYQQLFPDGETDTSG, from the exons ATGACACTTCTGACGACAGTTGGAGTGCTTATGGTGCTGGCAACAGTATCTTCGGCTGCCACTATTC CGAAATTCATCACCACCTGTAACCGGAAGGACCCTGACATGCCGAATTGTGTAATCGGAATGATAAGCCGCCTTCGGCCGCTTTTGGCAACAGGAATTCCGGAGTTTCGGATCCCCGCTCTAGAACCATTGCACTTGAGGGAGCTGGTAGCTGTCGAAGGAACGGGAATCAAAATTTCTGCCAAAGAAATTGACACCTATGGCTGCAGCGATTTCGAAATCAAAAGACTAAA ACTCGACATGGACAATTTGTACGCTGAAGCAGACCTCGACCTTCCACATCTGTTCATCGATGGTCTGTACTCTGTCGAGGGTAGGGTGTTGACGCTGCCCGTCACTGCGAGGGGCACGCTGAGGGGCAACTTCACTAGATGTAAAGGGTACCTCAAAATGCGgggagagagagtgaaagacGAAATGGGCGAGGACCATttgcgctgcacgtatttcgACGTAAAGCTTTCCGTGGGCAACGGACATCTCCGTCTAGAAAATCTATTCGGGACCGAGCAGTTGCTTGGCGACCTGGTCAATCAAGtgataaacaataatttagACACTATAATTAACGAACTGAAACCAGCGATAGAAAAAACTTTGTCCTCAGCTTTCAAAAGAACGGCGAACAATATCGTTGAACCTTTCACCTACCAGCAATTATTTCCTGACGGTGAAACTGATACGTCGGGATAG